In a genomic window of Borrelia maritima:
- the recA gene encoding recombinase RecA, which translates to MSKLKEKKEKIVVNMEKANKEEVVELARAQIEKTFGKGSLIKMGESPIGKGIKVMSSGSILLDEALSIGGYPIGRIIEIFGPESSGKTTLTLQAIAEVQKEGGIAAFIDAGHAFDPVYAKALGVNVSELWLSQPDTGEQALEIVEHLIRSGGIDLIVVDSVAALTPKLEIDGEMGDFQIGLQARLISKALRKITGILSKSNTCIMFINQIRMRIGVMFGNPETTTGGNALKFYASLRLEVRKIEQVTRSGSSDNVIGNKIRVKIVKNKVAPPFRKVELIIYFGEGISREAGILDAAIKYNLIQRAGSWYSFADNKLGQGRESVIKYLAKEVELTNDLDKRLRKIIFNNFAQKDVDFVEFKEDEFE; encoded by the coding sequence ATGTCAAAGTTAAAGGAAAAAAAAGAAAAAATTGTTGTTAACATGGAGAAAGCAAATAAAGAAGAAGTCGTTGAGCTTGCAAGGGCTCAAATAGAAAAAACCTTTGGAAAAGGAAGTCTTATTAAGATGGGAGAATCTCCTATTGGAAAAGGCATAAAGGTTATGTCAAGTGGATCTATTCTATTAGATGAAGCTCTTAGCATTGGTGGGTATCCCATAGGTCGCATAATAGAAATCTTTGGTCCTGAGTCCTCTGGTAAAACTACTTTAACCCTTCAGGCAATTGCTGAGGTACAAAAAGAGGGGGGTATAGCTGCTTTTATTGATGCTGGACATGCTTTTGATCCTGTTTATGCAAAAGCTTTGGGGGTTAATGTTTCAGAGCTTTGGCTTAGCCAGCCTGATACCGGAGAGCAAGCTCTTGAAATTGTTGAACATTTAATCAGAAGCGGTGGTATTGACTTGATTGTAGTTGATTCTGTGGCAGCCTTAACGCCTAAGTTAGAGATAGATGGAGAAATGGGAGATTTTCAAATTGGTCTTCAAGCAAGGTTAATTAGTAAGGCCCTTAGAAAGATTACTGGCATACTTTCCAAATCTAATACTTGCATTATGTTTATTAATCAAATAAGAATGAGGATTGGTGTTATGTTTGGCAATCCCGAGACTACTACTGGTGGGAATGCTTTAAAGTTTTATGCATCTCTTAGGCTTGAGGTTAGAAAAATTGAACAAGTAACCAGATCAGGCTCAAGTGATAATGTTATTGGTAATAAGATTAGAGTTAAAATTGTGAAGAATAAGGTTGCTCCACCTTTTCGTAAGGTAGAATTGATAATTTATTTTGGGGAAGGTATTTCCAGAGAGGCTGGTATTTTAGATGCTGCTATTAAGTACAATTTAATACAAAGAGCAGGCTCTTGGTATTCGTTCGCAGATAATAAGTTGGGGCAAGGTAGAGAGAGTGTTATTAAGTATCTTGCTAAAGAAGTAGAGCTTACAAATGATTTGGATAAGAGACTTAGAAAAATAATTTTTAATAATTTTGCTCAGAAGGATGTTGATTTTGTTGAATTTAAGGAAGATGAATTTGAGTAG
- the greA gene encoding transcription elongation factor GreA, which translates to MSNVTTIEKLDSILQEDKWTRIVVNNYSLAKIKELDDLIDNIIDEGLTEDVLDICGRHLKDVKKSIAGLYISGMLIYSRRPLNDMNLLAVIDLFSQNLKWALVEHICNEMLLISENKHALYTLAKIYAQSNENDKLPGIWTRIVEADVDDTVFVRQLATYYETIDLQKSIFYFRKAIYRFIDKKQMSGIREVWAKLIHYVSDDFDSFLLILQKIEKDLGFKKAIVLYEDLFDHYSLTDNIDETIEILKGILKLDNKNYKARENLVKFLRERYKDVKNIEDYLVKSDIENLDKNFVDVYSDFEKYLFFAKGNFVYHQTWSVGIVRDVNDHGITVDFVSKRGHFIGFDMAMSALSPLNREDIRVLKAVTPKEELADRVKKDIEWAIKVIIKSYKAIDLKGIKKELVPSLMTQSSWNSWSLKAKQILKDNPHFVMDSGKLDCYIYNERSSNLNEKMYDKFKIEKDFYKRYEIFINYCNVKGIVKDLHIEEEMLNYFLIYVNNFTKVDHHVISSYVILKSLGNFSEELLSKVNIEKDVNLESLLKEYPKGIVDLFDSILNAEIKKELVVLIKKELSNWILYYKELFPHSVNKKLVESLYKEDPREVEKLFNYVIKNYKIYKDAYIWILKHFKAYSISLSYSDSDLLANLIKILTDSVIKINNKNNSVASKRIYKMVINLLVKDGYLKSVLECVRDEELAKRVYMTCFYVKDFPPKDLLDVKSIIRQLFDSVEFEDEKMQLSGERMETGFLTILSSLNKKQKELKYLKEVEIPENSKEIGKARELGDLKENAEYHSAKEKQQFLTKRLNSLMLEIENAKVIDTKDLQSSVVGFGTKVIILNEITGKEESYLILGPWESNPDEGIISYKSPFGENLLDSREGDSLNFVINNTNFKYFVKKIEPIKFS; encoded by the coding sequence ATGTCTAATGTTACTACCATAGAGAAATTAGATAGTATTTTACAAGAAGATAAGTGGACGAGAATAGTTGTTAATAATTATTCTCTTGCCAAAATAAAAGAATTAGATGATTTAATAGATAATATAATTGATGAGGGGCTAACAGAAGATGTGCTTGATATTTGCGGCAGGCATTTAAAAGACGTTAAAAAAAGTATAGCAGGCCTTTATATTTCTGGAATGCTTATATATAGCAGGCGACCTTTAAATGATATGAATTTACTTGCCGTTATTGATTTATTTTCTCAAAACTTAAAATGGGCTCTTGTTGAACATATATGCAATGAAATGCTTTTAATTTCTGAGAATAAGCATGCTCTTTATACTCTTGCAAAAATATATGCCCAAAGCAATGAAAATGATAAGCTTCCAGGTATTTGGACTAGAATTGTTGAAGCAGATGTTGATGACACTGTGTTTGTAAGACAACTTGCTACTTATTATGAAACTATTGATTTGCAAAAATCAATTTTTTATTTTAGAAAAGCTATTTATCGATTTATTGACAAAAAACAAATGTCAGGAATCAGAGAAGTATGGGCAAAGCTTATCCATTATGTTTCAGATGATTTTGATTCTTTTTTGCTTATTTTACAAAAAATTGAAAAAGATCTTGGATTTAAAAAGGCTATAGTTCTTTATGAAGATTTGTTTGATCATTATTCTTTGACTGACAATATTGATGAGACAATAGAAATTTTAAAAGGTATTTTAAAACTTGATAATAAAAATTATAAGGCAAGAGAAAATTTAGTTAAATTTTTAAGAGAAAGATATAAAGATGTAAAGAATATTGAAGATTATCTTGTAAAGTCTGATATTGAAAACTTAGATAAAAATTTTGTTGACGTGTATTCAGACTTTGAAAAATATTTATTTTTTGCAAAAGGTAATTTTGTTTATCATCAGACTTGGTCTGTTGGAATAGTAAGGGATGTAAATGATCATGGCATTACGGTTGATTTTGTTTCTAAAAGAGGTCATTTTATTGGGTTTGATATGGCAATGTCAGCTCTTTCTCCTCTTAACAGAGAAGATATTAGAGTATTAAAGGCTGTAACGCCCAAAGAGGAACTTGCAGATAGAGTAAAAAAAGATATTGAGTGGGCTATTAAAGTTATTATAAAGAGTTATAAAGCTATTGATTTAAAAGGAATAAAAAAAGAGTTAGTGCCAAGTTTAATGACTCAAAGTTCGTGGAATTCGTGGAGCTTGAAGGCAAAGCAAATTTTAAAGGATAATCCCCATTTTGTTATGGATTCTGGTAAGCTTGATTGTTATATATATAATGAGAGATCTTCTAATTTAAATGAAAAAATGTATGATAAATTTAAAATTGAGAAAGATTTTTATAAAAGATATGAGATATTTATAAACTATTGTAATGTTAAGGGAATTGTTAAAGATTTGCATATTGAAGAAGAGATGCTTAATTATTTTTTAATTTATGTTAACAACTTTACAAAGGTTGATCATCATGTTATAAGCTCTTATGTTATTCTTAAATCTTTAGGTAATTTTTCTGAAGAATTGTTATCAAAGGTTAATATAGAAAAAGATGTTAATTTAGAATCTCTTTTAAAGGAATATCCAAAAGGAATAGTGGATCTTTTTGATTCAATTTTGAATGCAGAAATTAAAAAAGAATTGGTTGTTTTAATTAAAAAAGAGCTTAGCAATTGGATTTTGTACTATAAGGAACTTTTTCCCCATTCTGTTAATAAAAAATTGGTTGAATCACTTTACAAAGAAGATCCTAGAGAAGTGGAAAAATTATTTAATTATGTTATAAAAAATTATAAGATCTATAAAGATGCTTATATTTGGATTTTGAAGCACTTTAAAGCGTATTCTATTAGCTTAAGCTATTCAGATTCGGATCTTTTAGCCAATTTGATTAAAATATTAACAGACAGTGTTATCAAAATTAATAATAAAAACAATTCTGTTGCAAGTAAAAGAATTTATAAAATGGTAATCAATCTTTTGGTTAAAGATGGATATCTTAAATCAGTATTAGAGTGTGTGAGAGATGAAGAGCTTGCAAAGAGAGTTTATATGACTTGTTTTTATGTTAAAGATTTTCCTCCTAAGGATCTTTTAGATGTTAAGTCTATAATAAGGCAATTGTTTGATTCGGTTGAGTTTGAAGATGAAAAGATGCAGCTTTCAGGTGAGAGAATGGAAACTGGATTTTTAACCATATTGAGTTCTTTGAATAAAAAGCAAAAAGAGCTTAAATATTTAAAAGAAGTTGAGATTCCGGAAAATTCAAAAGAAATTGGGAAAGCTCGTGAACTTGGTGATTTAAAAGAAAATGCTGAATATCATTCTGCTAAGGAAAAACAACAGTTTTTGACAAAAAGATTAAACTCCTTAATGTTGGAAATAGAGAATGCAAAAGTTATAGACACTAAAGATCTGCAAAGCTCTGTTGTTGGTTTTGGAACTAAAGTTATCATTTTAAATGAAATTACAGGTAAAGAAGAATCTTATTTGATACTTGGACCTTGGGAATCAAACCCTGATGAAGGTATTATTTCATACAAATCACCTTTTGGAGAAAACTTGCTTGATTCTAGAGAAGGGGATAGTCTTAATTTTGTTATAAACAACACTAATTTTAAATATTTTGTAAAAAAAATAGAACCTATAAAATTTAGCTAG
- a CDS encoding tetratricopeptide repeat protein, which produces MSSERIVELIKEIYLDFRKGNFKKALSKSEEAHSLDFDNIEILTALKSSVYWNGQVESLDRIGQDYEKAEFLIREWNNFAGRYLKKMDCNFVQGRNSIKYFVFQTCLYIYKNIYKMHPENLDLLIKIAKSYKGMGNYERAINVFLQILGDVKDNSDVVAELADSYALIDEIKEAKVLFREAFFINPQKIDIYSLESDMILRLIDLIKLDRNISDDLIKEWIPVYGSLNGVFNIKRELRPIELGQLKQSVYSLRNELKEKSYRSINENILLPRLINKYFWLIDHYVRIKEDRARIDEILLYIKEIDPSIYQQYVN; this is translated from the coding sequence GTGTCATCAGAAAGAATCGTTGAATTGATTAAAGAGATTTATTTAGATTTTAGAAAGGGTAATTTCAAAAAAGCTTTATCGAAATCCGAAGAAGCCCATTCTCTTGATTTTGATAACATTGAAATTTTAACAGCTTTGAAAAGCTCTGTGTATTGGAATGGTCAAGTTGAAAGCCTTGATAGAATAGGACAAGACTATGAAAAGGCAGAATTTTTAATAAGGGAATGGAATAATTTTGCAGGACGATATTTGAAAAAGATGGATTGTAATTTTGTGCAAGGTCGTAATTCTATAAAATATTTTGTGTTTCAGACTTGTCTTTATATATATAAAAATATATACAAAATGCATCCGGAAAATTTGGACCTTTTAATAAAAATTGCTAAGTCTTATAAGGGCATGGGAAATTACGAGAGAGCAATTAATGTCTTTTTGCAAATATTAGGAGATGTTAAGGACAACTCAGATGTTGTTGCAGAGCTTGCTGATTCTTATGCATTGATTGATGAAATTAAAGAGGCTAAAGTCTTATTCAGAGAGGCTTTTTTTATTAATCCTCAAAAGATAGATATATATTCTCTTGAGTCTGACATGATTTTAAGATTAATAGATCTTATTAAGCTTGACAGAAACATTTCAGATGATCTTATAAAAGAATGGATTCCTGTTTATGGCTCTCTTAATGGTGTTTTTAATATTAAAAGAGAATTAAGGCCTATAGAGCTTGGGCAGCTAAAGCAGTCTGTTTACAGCTTGCGAAATGAACTTAAAGAAAAGTCTTATAGATCAATAAATGAAAACATATTGCTTCCAAGGCTTATTAATAAATATTTTTGGCTTATTGATCATTACGTAAGAATAAAAGAAGATAGAGCTCGTATTGATGAGATTTTGTTATACATAAAAGAAATAGACCCAAGTATTTATCAACAGTATGTAAATTAG
- a CDS encoding tetratricopeptide repeat protein, whose product MEPNKIINKSIYYYNSKKYSQAIKLLEKEIFLYKNYYLYHYVLGMSYLRIGNLGNAQTYLKKAYTLNPNESNIKQAIAILLVIQGKEEKAIQIWLKMIEENQEVDRSELSLEIIRKNPIKGYVFLKNKNLYEKLFPTIKAIPDKNLTKLIIIIAIGGILFISMLAIYFIFYEQKITMYINQNEEIKKKLNNIAAYIDDIKINNKEKIKNEEGQFILILTSEEIKNSFEKIKIYLKKGKDNFARVEINKILNSNASESIKLKAKNLASFISRPDFISFNEHLNLKDIKKDPSIYSNVYVKWEGVVNNIEKKDNIVQFDFYVGYNKNVLSGIIPTKTTFDIDIDFKDNVEILGQIEYKKNKLTLNAITIRKIDKNAN is encoded by the coding sequence ATGGAACCTAATAAAATTATTAATAAGTCTATTTATTACTATAATTCAAAAAAATATTCGCAAGCAATAAAGCTACTAGAAAAAGAAATTTTCTTATACAAAAATTACTATTTGTATCACTATGTCTTAGGAATGTCTTATCTCCGCATTGGAAACCTTGGCAATGCACAAACATATCTTAAAAAAGCTTACACTTTAAATCCAAACGAATCCAATATAAAACAAGCTATTGCTATACTTTTAGTAATCCAAGGAAAAGAAGAAAAAGCTATTCAAATATGGCTTAAAATGATAGAAGAAAATCAAGAAGTAGATCGATCAGAGCTATCTCTTGAAATTATTCGAAAAAATCCTATCAAAGGATATGTTTTTTTAAAAAATAAAAACCTGTATGAAAAATTGTTCCCGACAATTAAAGCAATACCTGATAAAAATTTAACAAAGTTAATCATAATAATTGCAATTGGGGGAATTTTATTTATTTCAATGTTAGCAATATATTTCATTTTTTATGAACAAAAAATAACAATGTACATAAATCAAAACGAAGAAATAAAAAAAAAATTAAATAACATTGCTGCTTACATTGATGACATTAAAATAAATAATAAAGAAAAAATAAAAAATGAAGAAGGTCAATTTATATTAATACTAACAAGCGAAGAAATTAAAAATTCTTTCGAAAAAATTAAAATTTATTTGAAAAAAGGAAAGGATAATTTTGCAAGAGTAGAAATAAATAAAATATTAAATTCAAATGCATCAGAATCAATAAAATTAAAAGCCAAAAATCTTGCAAGTTTTATATCAAGACCAGATTTTATTAGCTTTAATGAGCACCTAAACTTAAAAGATATTAAAAAAGATCCATCAATCTATTCAAACGTATATGTGAAATGGGAAGGAGTAGTAAATAATATTGAAAAAAAAGACAATATAGTTCAGTTTGACTTTTATGTGGGATATAACAAAAATGTACTCTCGGGAATTATCCCAACAAAAACAACCTTTGATATTGATATTGATTTTAAAGACAATGTTGAAATACTTGGACAGATAGAATATAAAAAGAACAAACTTACCTTAAATGCAATCACAATTAGAAAAATAGATAAAAATGCAAATTAA
- the hisS gene encoding histidine--tRNA ligase, producing the protein MDIKTLKGFKDYLPKDSLTRIHVVKQIFSVLNSYNFDLIDTPVLEYSELLLKKSGDEAEKQIYRFKDNGGRDVSMRFDLTVPFARFIATNISALKFPFRRSQFGKVFRGENSQKGRYREFMQFDFDIVGEDSFRSDAEILSVVYYGLEEIFLNFIEGINKKFIIHYSHLGILNSFFEKLGVKEKSLFILRNIDKIDKIGIDKVKEVLLLEIEEDAVDSILNLVNLQGTFQDKIQMLKNILGDNESVKRVEDVFRHLSLLKIHDSFNLNLKISRGLDYYTGIVFEAKVFGSNMGSVCSGGRYDNLVSSFSSSIQKVSGVGGSFGVDRIKDIIDLEKFSYIKIFVTKARSKVLIVNLDSTLQNYYYELATRFRNHDYSKVKNISCEVYFKNKNGKNIKEQIEYALNKEIRFLVFVGQEEYKENKMKVRDLTKKEELLLFFEEAIDVIKCNEKLLCTPF; encoded by the coding sequence ATGGATATTAAAACTTTAAAAGGCTTTAAGGATTATTTGCCCAAGGATTCTTTAACTCGAATTCATGTTGTCAAGCAGATATTTAGTGTTCTTAATTCTTATAATTTTGATTTAATAGATACTCCAGTTCTTGAATATTCAGAGTTGCTCTTAAAAAAGAGTGGGGATGAAGCCGAAAAGCAAATTTATAGGTTTAAAGATAATGGGGGCAGAGATGTTTCCATGAGATTTGACTTAACCGTACCTTTTGCCAGATTTATTGCTACAAATATTTCTGCTTTAAAATTTCCTTTTAGACGTTCTCAATTTGGAAAAGTTTTCAGAGGAGAAAATTCTCAAAAAGGTAGATATAGAGAATTCATGCAATTCGATTTTGATATAGTTGGAGAGGATAGCTTTAGAAGTGATGCGGAGATTCTTTCTGTTGTGTATTATGGACTTGAAGAGATTTTTTTGAATTTTATAGAAGGCATTAATAAAAAATTTATTATCCATTATTCTCACCTTGGCATATTAAATTCTTTTTTTGAAAAGTTGGGGGTTAAGGAAAAATCCCTTTTTATTTTAAGAAATATTGACAAAATAGATAAAATAGGAATTGACAAGGTTAAAGAGGTTTTACTTCTTGAAATTGAAGAAGATGCAGTAGATTCAATTTTAAATTTAGTGAATTTACAAGGTACTTTTCAAGACAAAATACAAATGTTAAAAAATATTTTAGGTGATAATGAGTCTGTTAAAAGGGTAGAAGATGTTTTTAGGCATCTTAGTTTATTAAAAATTCATGATTCTTTTAACTTAAATCTAAAAATATCGCGTGGTCTTGATTATTATACAGGGATTGTTTTTGAAGCTAAGGTTTTTGGTAGCAATATGGGCAGTGTTTGCAGCGGGGGAAGATATGACAATTTGGTTTCTTCGTTTTCAAGCTCTATTCAAAAGGTTTCAGGAGTTGGAGGATCTTTTGGTGTTGACAGAATAAAGGATATAATTGATCTTGAAAAGTTTAGTTATATTAAAATATTTGTTACTAAGGCTAGGTCTAAAGTTTTAATTGTCAACTTAGATAGTACTTTGCAAAATTATTATTATGAACTAGCTACTAGATTTAGAAATCATGATTATTCTAAGGTTAAAAATATTTCTTGTGAAGTCTATTTTAAGAATAAAAATGGTAAAAATATTAAAGAGCAGATAGAATATGCTTTAAACAAAGAGATAAGATTTTTAGTTTTTGTTGGTCAAGAAGAATACAAAGAAAATAAAATGAAAGTAAGAGATTTAACAAAAAAAGAAGAGTTACTTCTTTTTTTTGAAGAGGCAATAGATGTTATCAAATGCAATGAAAAGCTTCTGTGCACTCCTTTTTAA
- a CDS encoding penicillin-binding protein, translating into MTKRIFNNNYRAKTILTIFLGITLLTIYKYFTLMAFNNSPDNIISLKSNDIAKRGTIYDRNGKPIAFSSKSYSIGTNPQKIENIVSTSETLGAILQIDSRILKEKLSSNKGFLYIKRKIKREESDLIKRIQAEGRLSNIILYPDYTRIYPFRHITSNITGFVGTDNLGLEGIEFSLNSILGKDKTKQQFLNEELETNNIYLTIDMNIQQGVSKIAKKYFKENNPESLIALVMNSQNGEILSMVQFPQYDANFYSEYSEEMRKNLSSSLTYEPGSINKIFTVAIILESGKLNLGEKFLDNGIYQKQFPSGEKITIKTLNPPYKYIDSTEILIYSSNVGIAYITEKVSNEYFYKKLLDFGFGKKVGFPFPGETKGLLNHYSKWSGRSKATIGFGQEIGVSAVQILQAASILGNNGIMLKPRIIKKISNDKEEIIKEFEKEEIKRAISKSSAQKVLKMMREVVNKGGIPNLKIKNLDISAKSGTSQAIDRKTGKYSEEDYTSSILAIYPTEQPKYIIYIVYRYPKKIIYGTRIAAPMAKEIIEFIEHQQNTSAYKKIKMPSKIKIPKITTTNYKNEEYLPNFINLSKREALDILKYYKNSIKIKINGDGFVYKQSISPNTKLEDMTELELYLK; encoded by the coding sequence ATGACCAAAAGAATATTTAATAACAATTATCGAGCAAAAACAATATTAACAATATTCTTGGGCATAACTTTGTTAACTATTTACAAATATTTCACACTAATGGCATTCAATAACAGCCCAGACAACATAATATCTTTAAAATCAAATGATATTGCAAAAAGAGGAACAATTTATGATAGAAATGGTAAACCAATAGCATTCTCTTCAAAGTCCTACTCCATTGGGACAAATCCTCAAAAAATAGAAAATATTGTAAGTACATCTGAAACCCTTGGTGCAATACTCCAAATCGATTCAAGAATTTTAAAGGAAAAACTTTCTTCTAATAAAGGGTTTTTATACATAAAAAGAAAAATAAAAAGAGAGGAATCCGATTTAATAAAAAGAATTCAAGCTGAGGGCAGACTTTCAAACATTATTTTATATCCTGATTACACAAGAATTTATCCTTTCAGGCACATCACAAGCAATATTACTGGCTTTGTAGGAACAGATAATCTTGGCCTTGAAGGCATTGAATTTTCTTTAAATAGCATCTTGGGAAAAGATAAAACTAAACAACAATTTTTAAATGAAGAATTGGAAACAAACAACATCTACTTAACAATAGACATGAATATACAACAAGGTGTTAGCAAAATAGCTAAAAAATACTTTAAAGAAAATAATCCTGAAAGCTTAATTGCTTTAGTAATGAACTCACAAAATGGAGAAATATTGTCTATGGTTCAATTCCCCCAATACGATGCAAATTTTTATTCTGAATATTCTGAAGAAATGCGAAAAAATCTTTCTTCATCATTAACCTATGAGCCTGGAAGCATTAATAAAATTTTTACAGTCGCAATAATATTAGAAAGTGGAAAATTAAATTTAGGAGAAAAATTTTTAGACAATGGAATATATCAAAAACAATTTCCATCGGGAGAAAAAATTACAATAAAAACCTTAAATCCTCCTTATAAATATATTGACTCTACAGAAATTTTAATTTATTCATCAAATGTAGGAATAGCCTACATTACTGAGAAAGTCAGCAATGAATACTTTTACAAAAAACTTTTAGATTTTGGATTTGGAAAAAAAGTTGGATTCCCATTTCCCGGGGAAACAAAAGGATTGTTAAACCATTATTCAAAATGGTCAGGACGAAGTAAAGCTACAATTGGATTTGGACAAGAAATAGGAGTTTCAGCCGTTCAAATATTACAAGCTGCAAGCATACTAGGCAACAATGGAATAATGTTAAAACCTAGAATAATAAAAAAAATAAGCAACGACAAAGAAGAAATTATTAAAGAATTTGAAAAAGAAGAAATAAAAAGAGCAATATCTAAAAGCTCAGCTCAAAAAGTTTTAAAAATGATGAGAGAAGTTGTGAACAAAGGTGGAATTCCAAACCTTAAAATTAAAAATCTTGACATTTCTGCAAAAAGCGGAACATCTCAGGCTATTGATAGAAAAACCGGCAAATACTCAGAAGAAGACTATACCTCCTCTATCTTGGCAATATACCCCACAGAACAACCAAAATATATTATTTACATAGTATACAGATACCCAAAAAAAATAATATATGGAACAAGAATAGCAGCACCAATGGCTAAAGAAATAATAGAATTTATTGAACACCAGCAAAATACAAGCGCGTATAAAAAAATCAAAATGCCATCAAAAATCAAAATCCCTAAAATCACAACCACTAATTATAAAAACGAAGAATACTTACCAAATTTTATCAACCTTTCCAAAAGAGAAGCATTAGACATACTAAAATACTATAAAAATAGCATAAAAATAAAAATAAATGGCGATGGCTTTGTTTACAAACAAAGCATATCCCCCAATACAAAATTGGAAGATATGACAGAGCTTGAATTATATTTAAAATAA